The sequence below is a genomic window from Ipomoea triloba cultivar NCNSP0323 chromosome 10, ASM357664v1.
CCACTGTTGTGGAGCCTGTTTCAGTCCATACAATGATTTCTTAAGCCTACAAACTAGATGCTCACCTCTAAGTTTAACAAACCCTTCAGGTTGCTTCATAAAAATTTGTTCATCTAGATCACCATACAGAAAAATAGTCTTCACATCCATTTGCTCCAAATGCAATTCCCAAATAGCTACCAAAGTAAGTACTAACCTAATAGAAGTATGTCTAACAACAAGAGAGAAACACTCATCATAATCTAACcctattttgttgagaaaaatcCCTTCGCAACTAattgagccttgaatctttACCCTTCTTTTTCTGATACTGGTGGTTTCTTCCTATAGACCCACTTGCACTACCCTATCGCCTTCTTGCCTTGAGGAAGTTGAACTAACTCCCATGAATGATTCTGATGTAAAGACTCCATCTCCTCAGTCATACTTGCCATCCATTTATCTTTCTCTTGGCTAGAAACAATCTCTTGAAAGGTAACTAGATCATTATTAGTAACAAGAAGTGCAAAAAAGGTCATATCCTCAAACCCATATGTGTTAGGTGGTTTGAAATTGGTGTTTTTTGGCCTATCTCTGGCCAAACAATAATCTTGTAAATTCTCTAAACTCGAACTTGTTGTAGATGTGACATTTGCGACCTCCTGAGTCTCAACCGTAGGTTGATTATTTGCTTTTTCATTCAAATGAACCCGATCTATATCCACTTCTACCATGCCAGAACCATCAATCGGTGTATCTCCTTTCTTCGGCTGAACCATGTAATGCTCATCAAACACTGCATCTTTGCTAATCATCACTTTCTTGGTTGCAAGATCCCAAAACTTGTATCCTTTTGTACCTTTCTTGAAGATTAAAAAGATGCACTTCTTTGACTTTGGATCTAATTTCGATCTCTCACCACATGAAACAAGAACATAACCAGGACAACCAAAAACTTTTAAGTAATCAAAACTCACAATATTACCTGACCAAACCTCTTTAGGAACCTTGCCACCAAATGATGTCCGTGGTgatttattgatcaaataacaTGCCATGTTCACTCCTTCTACCCAAAAAAACACTTAGAGAGCCCAGTGTTTAATCTAAGATACCTTGTTCTCTCAACAATAGTTATATATTAAGCCACTCAGCAACACCATTCTGTTGTGGTGTCTTTCGTATTGTATAGTGCCTCTGAATTCCATGTTTTGCACAAAATTTCTGGAATTctatataagtatattttgTCCCATTGTCAGACCTCAAGTACTTTATTTTTCTACCAGCTTTGTTCTCAACCTCAACTTTCCACAGCTTAAATTTCTCAAAAACTTCATATTTATGTTTCAAGAAATACACCCAAAATTTACTAGAAAAATCTTCAGTAAACATAACATACTATCGAGAGTCATCCATCTTAATGTTCCCTGGTAGGTCCCCAAACCTAAGAATGCACATAATCTAGAATCTTTCCAGTTTTATGCTTCCCAATCAAAAAATTGACTGTGGATTGTTTCCCAAGGGCACAAAAATCTAGCTTACAACATTTAAATCcttttaaaatattcatttgGTGCAATTAAGACAAATCACATTCACCAAGGTGACCCAAATGTAAATTCTACAACTTAGTAGTATGACCATTAGACTCAACAGAATGTGCTCGACCTACAACAGTACTGCCCAACAACCTATATATGTTCCCAGTGATCTTTTACCCTTTCATCACAGTTAAAGCACCCTTACTGATTTTAATGGTTTCCCTATCACTTTTagatgaataaaattattagcATGCAAACTGCCAAGAGAAATCAGGTTCTTAGTTAATCTTGGTATATGTCTGCTATCATGCAAAGTTCTTACAATACCATCATACATTTGTATGTTAATATCACCAATACTCATGATATTATGACATTtatcatcacccaaaaaaaacgTTGTGAACCACTCTCTGTTAGGCATAATATGATAGGAGCATCTCGAGTCTAGGATTTAAGCATCTAACAACTGTCTTGATTAAACTGTTAGAATATCACCTTCACTATAATATGAGTCATTAGCATGTACCACGTTCGTAGTCTCTTATTGCGTATTCAACTTTGGACAATCTATATTCATGTGCCCAAACTCCTTACACTTGTAGCACCTAATTTTCTTGTTATTTCTAGACTTTGGACAATTTGAGTCATTAGCCTGTGCCACATTCCTAATGCGCATTCCTTCAAATCCCCCAATTAGTCTTTACTAGATTAGCTGGCTTTTTTTGCCTTTAAGGTTTTCAGAAGACCTTGTTGGGTCAAAAAATCCTTCACCCAAGATTTCCATAACTCAAAATTTCTTGTACCATCAAACTTTGATACATCGAATTTCGCACTTGAATTGGTCATCTCAAcaatgctctgataccaatttattgagattaacaaaaacaataaataataataatgacataaTGTATAGAAAATAAGATGTATATGGTTCGACAGTGTGCCTACGTCTACGAGAGtgaaactatttttttattaattgtgatgtgATACAACCAATGTATTTATAGGTATCTAACCTTGTACCATGGGCCTGACCCAATTGCTCCACTTTTATTCTTTAAACAGGACAAAATCATATTCTTTATATGAGAGAAACTCAAcacttgtaatttttaattttttactctatGTTTaccttaatttcttcatttgaaTTGTACTTACATACTTTTATGTGACCAGCAAGAGCGTGATGGTTCAAATGAATATGCGAATTATCAGCCTGGGTCACTCTTGACAACTGACCAGCTCGTGGATGACCTAGATAATTTCGACATTGTCTTCCTCATTGGAGATTTACCTTACGCGAATGGCTATGTCTCCCAATGGGACCAGTTCACTGCACAGGTTGCACCCATAACCTCCACTGTGCCATTCATGATCGcaaggtttaatttgtttgtttttgttcatAATTTTGAAACTCTAAAGCAAGTATAAGCTTTACGTAatactattaattaaataaataattatattgcaGCGGCAACCATGAACGGACCTTTACAAATTCAGGATCAATCTACGATGGCCAAGACTCTGGCGGTGAGTGTGGAGTGCCGGCTGAAACCACGTACTACGTTCCGGCGGAGAACAGAGCCAAATTTTGGTATCAAACGGAGTATGGGCTGTTCCACTTCTGCATAGCGGACACGGAACACGACTGGAGAATTGGGTCAGAGCAGTACAGATTCATCGAGAAGTGCCTAGCGTCGGCCAACCGCCACAAGACTCCATGGCTCATCTTCGCCGCCCACCGCGTGCTTGGCTACTCCTCTAACGACTGGTACGCCAGAGAAGGGTCGTTCGAGGAGCCCATGGGGAGGGAGCACTTGCAGGGGTTGTGGCAGAAGTACAAAGTTGACATGGCTTTCTACGGCCACGTCCACAACTACGAGCGCACCTGCCCCATCTACCAGAACCAATGCGTCAACGACGAAACCTCTAACTACTCTGGCACCGTCAACGGGACCATCCACGTCGTGGTCGGGGGCGGAGGGAGCCATCTCTCGCAGTTCACCTCCATCAATACCACTTGGAGCCTGTACAAGGATTACGACTGGGGGTTCGTCAAGCTCACTGCGTTTAATCAATCCTCTCTCCTCTTCGAATACAAGAAGAGTAGAGATGGCAAAGTGTATGATTCTTTCACCATCTCAAGGGACTACAGGGATGTATTGGCCTGCGTTCATGATGGGTGTGAGCCAACCACTCTCGCAAACTAGATCGATAAAAGATATGAACCAAATTGGCTGGTGATGAGGTGCAAACATTGTTGCCTCTTGCTTAGGGTTATAATAATGTTTAAGCTGAAAATGATAAATTGGGTTTTGCCAAAATAGGCTTGTTAGGAGACTCAAGCTCCAATTGCGCTGCTCTAAATTAGATCGGGTCATGTGTACTTTATTTGGCAATTTAAAATATCCattgttatattatggaccAAGTGCATTTTGCATTGTGAAGCTTGGTCCAAAATACATTCAGACTATGTACTgcaattactatattatatattttcaattaataaattatatacctattaaattatcatattatcatgtATCTGTAAGGCTGtacttaatttaaaattaagaatGTTTGACTATAGCATTGAATTAATGACATATATTACATGCATGATCTATCATGTCAATGGTGGGTGTCAATCTAAACACAACCAGAAATATATGACatgaaaaaaagaataataataataaagataatcaAGAATCATGTAGCAGGAGTGGAGATGGAGTTGTGTTGACATGGGGTTGACCAGTAATGATCTGGGGTAGGTCTTGTTTTGCCTTCAATGGCGGCGATTTTGAAGCGGCAAAATGGGCATGAATTGTTTGTCATCAACCACCTCAGAATGCAGCGTTCATGAGTGTAGTGAGAGCAAGGCAAGCGGGCAACCTCCGACCCAACACACATATCTATCAAACAGATACCGCAGCTCTCTTCCTAAACCTCGCCCTCGCCGCCGCCTTCCAACTTCACCCTCTCTATCGCCTGAGACTGCAGCACCACCATTCGCCACTCCATCTCCCTCTCCGGCCGCCGGAATGTCCGCTCGACCCACTCGCCGTTAGCCCTTCCACTCTGAGCCGCGCGCCGCGCCGCCTCTAGCCCCTCCTTCGACAGCTTCACGAACTTGGAGATCTGTAGCTTCACATACGGATATCTCTCGTCGCTGTTATCGTCTTCTTGCTTGCGCACCAAATTCTTCACGTCTCGGAGAAGCAATGCCAGAAGAAGAAGCATGCAGTTCCAGTTCACGACGGGGAGTTCGAACCCGACGTTTGTCTTCCAGAAGAGCTGTACGTCTTGCAGAGGGAAAGGCACGTTCATGAGATCAACCAACCGATTCACAGCGGCGACGCCGCTCTCGAAACAGGAAAAATCGTCGCAATTTACCCACAACTCGTAACTGGTCTTGTACCGTACGAGGTCGTAATGGCTCACTTTACGATTCGGGTTAAGGTGGACAAGGAGAACTGTAAATGTGACGGGGAAACATCCGGGCCGTCGCGGCGGTTTGGATCGAGACGGAGGCATTGTCGTCTGCAAACCTTGGACAATTACGTACTCCGATGCGTAGCCGTTGTTGGATAAAACTTCGGGTAAGAGGAGAAAACAGgagaggaaatgagatcttcaggcgtgatatcacttcttttaatcttttctcTATGAAAGCAACGAGGTatcaagattaaatcttatgggatacaagaagatgaaaacaaagtTCCTACGTTGCTTGGATAAGAACTTACTGTAGAGTTATTGTACTGTGATATATCAGGATAACATGCAAAATAAATTGCGTGTTTGTGTGATATATCAGGATAACATGCAAAATAAATTGCGTGTTTGATCAGATGACACTCCTAGAatttatagaaataaattctaactgttaggagtaactcctagaatttatagaaataaattctaactgttaggagtagttactggaagtttataccagtttaaaactttcaaaaatatatataaaatatatttttttggatttcaccattcTGGTTCAGGCAGTTACGTACACACATgtggaatataattttaaattatattcacatgttaatatctccaaagatatatatattaatataactgATTTGGATAAGTTACGTAAGACTTTGTACCCATGCATGCAAGATACTTCAAATTGGTTATATtcacattttaatatttcaatcaCATGTACACATGCAATTCAAGAAATATCAAGTGTACAACCACGTGCATGGTAAATGACATGCAAGACATAACCCAATATTCATCCAAGTCTTTTTGCCTAGCCAGATATAACTTCGAGAGATAAATGTTCATGCTTTTGAGAGATACAACATCATCATATTTCGAGAGGTGAAACTTTTACTACGCAAATTCTACAACCATGCATGTaaagtaatttaataaattactcACATATTTTAGTATCTTTAATTTGCACTAAGAACATGCAAAGACAAAGATATTGAAAACATGCAAACACAAGCATTTATAGAACATGCGAGACATCGATAAAACGATTCACGCAAAActcagttcgagacatcgtttCTCCGCGAATCGATCTCTCGTgcgaactgacctctcgaggcATCTCTCGTGACCTCTCGAACATCTCTCGTGATCTCTCGAACATCCAAAAAACATTTCtaccaaactaaataatatttattactccacaactccaaaatattatttaagctttcatggtagatatctgaaccattaatctcattactatataaatatccaacaatcctcctctatttatatagtaaCAATTAATATTGTACCAAGATAAATCCAAAACTCATGCATAAATGAAAGTGTCTTAAAGATTGAACTTTCACATAGTATAATACGCGATACATCAATTCGGATTGCAGTGGTGGACGAGCCTTGAACCACGCAGTCTCTTTGAAAAAATGTAGGTAAAATACACACAAGTTTTACAGTCACAATACTCAAAAACTTGACACTATTGAAAAGGCCATGTGTTCGTATCCTTTTATGAACATATCCAAGCCAAACCCAAAACTCTTTGAAGCGGCCACACCTCATGTTCAGTTGAGCTCCCACATTGCCTCCctggtctcttctcccaaacttcacccctatgaccagttgagctgctcATGCGGGCAATCTGTCAAGTTTCTTTTTTATACTTTGAGAAGTTTTAATCAtctattatattaaaatcaGACATTTTACGAAAATAAAATGGTACAGATAATATTTTTCCCGCCCAACACCTTTgtgaatagaatagaataggttttgaaaatttttaagtacTCGGTTAAGTAGATGCGAAGGGTTACTTCTTTACAGTTTAACCTTTAGTTGAATTTGCATATCGGAAAATTGTTTTTACCCCATTTTTGTTAGTTTACATGTGATTTTGTCTTGTAAAGTTGTTAAGCTTTGATAGTGATGATAATGTGCATTTAAAGCGGTAAGTAAAAGATAGAGAGACAAATTTTATAGTTGTTAGGCCAACtcagcctactccactcttctcatTGGAACTCCTAAGGAAGATTGCACTATCTCTTAGTACAATAACGGACGTTCAAGTCTTGAACACAAAGCCGACCTTGAACTCCATCAGATTTTTCAACTATAACCAGTCTACTTCACATCTTTNGACACTCCTAGAatttatagaaataaattctaactgttaggagtagttactggaagtttataccagtttaaaactttcaaaaatatatataaaatatatttttttggatttcaccattcTGGTTCAGGCAGTTACGTACACACATgtggaatataattttaaattatattcacatgttaatatctccaaagatatatatattaatataactgATTTGGATAAGTTACGTAAGACTTTGTACCCATGCATGCAAGATACTTCAAATTGGTTATATtcacattttaatatttcaatcaCATGTACACATGCAATTCAAGAAATATCAAGTGTACAACCACGTGCATGGTAAATGACATGCAAGACATAACCCAATATTCATCCAAGTCTTTTTGCCTAGCCAGATATAACTTCGAGAGATAAATGTTCATGCTTTTGAGAGATACAACATCATCATATTTCGAGAGGTGAAACTTTTACTACGCAAATTCTACAACCATGCATGTaaagtaatttaataaattactcACATATTTTAGTATCTTTAATTTGCACTAAGAACATGCAAAGACAAAGATATTGAAAACATGCAAACACAAGCATTTATAGAACATGCGAGACATCGATAAAACGATTCACGCAAAActcagttcgagacatcgtttCTCCGCGAATCGATCTCTCGTgcgaactgacctctcgaggcATCTCTCGTGACCTCTCGAACATCTCTCGTGATCTCTCGAACATCCAAAAAACATTTCtaccaaactaaataatatttattactccacaactccaaaatattatttaagctttcatggtagatatctgaaccattaatctcattactatataaatatccaacaatcctcctctatttatatagtaaCAATTAATATTGTACCAAGATAAATCCAAAACTCATGCATAAATGAAAGTGTCTTAAAGATTGAACTTTCACATAGTATAATACGCGATACATCAATTCGGATTGCAGTGGTGGACGAGCCTTGAACCACGCAGTCTCTTTGAAAAAATGTAGGTAAAATACACACAAGTTTTACAGTCACAATACTCAAAAACTTGACACTATTGAAAAGGCCATGTGTTCGTATCCTTTTATGAACATATCCAAGCCAAACCCAAAACTCTTTGAAGCGGCCACACCTCATGTTCAGTTGAGCTCCCACATTGCCTCCctggtctcttctcccaaacttcacccctatgaccagttgagctgctcATGCGGGCAATCTGTCAAGTTTCTTTTTTATACTTTGAGAAGTTTTAATCAtctattatattaaaatcaGACATTTTACGAAAATAAAATGGTACAGATAATATTTTTCCCGCCCAACACCTTTgtgaatagaatagaataggttttgaaaatttttaagtacTCGGTTAAGTAGATGCGAAGGGTTACTTCTTTACAGTTTAACCTTTAGTTGAATTTGCATATCGGAAAATTGTTTTTACCCCATTTTTGTTAGTTTACATGTGATTTTGTCTTGTAAAGTTGTTAAGCTTTGATAGTGATGATAATGTGCATTTAAAGCGGTAAGTAAAAGATAGAGAGACAAATTTTATAGTTGTTAGGCCAACtcagcctactccactcttctcatTGGAACTCCTAAGG
It includes:
- the LOC116032660 gene encoding nucleotide pyrophosphatase/phosphodiesterase-like, which produces MKKLFFFFFCCFIGFGSALHSHISVGKNGHILGEQPLSKIAIHKAVLALRDSASIQAKPDLLGLKGEDTEWVAVNLQNSQPSNDDWVAVFSPAKFNESICYPEDAIEEKGCQTPFICTAPIKYKFANYSNDNYIETGKTTLKFQLINQRADFSFALFSGGLDNPKLISVSNFLSFVNPKAPLWPRLALGKSWDQMTVTWTSGYNIDEAYPLVQWGWKGQAQKRTPAGTTTYHRTSMCGPPARTVGWRDPGFIHTGFLKELWPNVIYTYKVGHLLLNGTYVWGKKYSFRAPPSPGQESLQRIIIFGDMGKQERDGSNEYANYQPGSLLTTDQLVDDLDNFDIVFLIGDLPYANGYVSQWDQFTAQVAPITSTVPFMIASGNHERTFTNSGSIYDGQDSGGECGVPAETTYYVPAENRAKFWYQTEYGLFHFCIADTEHDWRIGSEQYRFIEKCLASANRHKTPWLIFAAHRVLGYSSNDWYAREGSFEEPMGREHLQGLWQKYKVDMAFYGHVHNYERTCPIYQNQCVNDETSNYSGTVNGTIHVVVGGGGSHLSQFTSINTTWSLYKDYDWGFVKLTAFNQSSLLFEYKKSRDGKVYDSFTISRDYRDVLACVHDGCEPTTLAN